A window of Rhinatrema bivittatum chromosome 2, aRhiBiv1.1, whole genome shotgun sequence contains these coding sequences:
- the LOC115083561 gene encoding zinc finger protein 501-like has product MESAPNIWNLWRLCQKRTEASPSISKPIWGPTMAEPSQEPQKKDPCACTDDEESFLEGTRERANPGADGGNTGPQAGRKQYAGATSGKDAEERGHVCTECGKGFRQKGSLTAHRSIHTGERPYSCTDCGKSFRQRRHVIKHQRTHTRERPYECSECEKSFGQKDSLVAHRRIHTGERPFVCPECGKGFRDNSNLIIHLRTHTGEKPYRCAECGKSFSHKGSLTIHERTHTGERRYSCPECGNKFNNSSSLIKHQRIHTGEKPYTCTECGKRFAHNSNLTTHHRVHTREKRYKCIECGKSFSQSSYLIRHQKIHTGERPFTCTECGKSFADCSNLITHQRTHTGEKPYACSECGKRFSDSSSLISHQRTHTGERPYNCTDCGKSFSRKANLTTHQRIHTGEKKHRCAECGKSFVQNSYLVRHRRTHMREKPFACSECEKRFGDSSSLLRHQIIHTGERPYPCKECGKSFTRSSHLSTHKKSHSTNPLMWE; this is encoded by the coding sequence ATGGAGAGTGCGCCAAACATCTGGAACCTCTGGAGGCTGTGTCAGAAGAGGACGGAGGCCTCCCCCAGCATTTCGAAACCAATTTGGGGACCCACCATGGCAGAACCTTCTCAGGAGCCACAGAAGAAAGACCCATGCGCCTGTACTGATGATGAGGAAAGCTTCCTGGAGGGCACCAGGGAGAGAGCAAATCCAGGCGCTGACGGTGGGAACACAGGACCCCAGGCAGGTCGGAAACAGTATGCAGGTGCCACCAGCGGGAAGGATGCAGAAGAGCGAGGGCACGTGTGCACCGAGTGCGGAAAAGGCTTCCGGCAGAAGGGGAGCCTAACGGCACATCGGAGCATCCACACAGGCGAGAGGCCTTACAGCTGCACCGACTGCGGGAAAAGCTTCCGGCAGAGGCGGCACGTCATAAAGCACCAGCGGACGCACACGCGCGAGAGACCGTACGAGTGCTCGGAGTGCGAGAAGAGCTTCGGCCAGAAGGACTCCCTCGTCGCCCACCGCCGAATCCACACGGGAGAGAGGCCCTTTGTGTGCCCGGAGTGCGGGAAAGGGTTCAGGGACAACTCGAACCTGATCATCCACCTGCGCACCCACACCGGGGAGAAGCCGTACCGCTGCGCCGAATGCGGGAAGAGCTTCAGCCACAAGGGCTCGCTGACCATTCACGAGCGAACTCACACCGGCGAGAGACGGTACAGCTGCCCGGAGTGCGGCAACAAATTCAACAACAGCTCGAGCCTGATAAAGCACCAGCGGATCCACACAGGGGAGAAGCCCTACACATGCACGGAGTGTGGGAAACGTTTTGCACACAACTCGAACCTCACCACGCACCACCGGGTTCACACACGGGAGAAACGGTACAAGTGCATCGAATGTGGGAAGAGCTTCAGCCAGAGCTCCTACCTCATCcgccatcagaaaatccatacggGGGAGAGACCATTCACGTGCAcggaatgtgggaaaagcttcgcTGACTGTTCCAACCTGATAACGCACCAGAGAACGCACACAGGGGAAAAACCGTatgcatgttctgaatgtgggaaaagatTCAGCGACAGTTCCAGTCTGATATCGCACCAAAGGACTCACACGGGAGAGAGACCCTACAACTGCACGGACTGTGGGAAGAGCTTCAGCCGCAAAGCGAACCTTACCACGCACCAgcgaatccacacaggagaaaaaaagCACAGGTGCGCGGAATGCGGGAAGAGTTTTGTTCAGAATTCCTACCTTGTTCGGCACCGGAGAACCCACATGCGAGAAAAGCCATTTGCATGCAGCGAGTGCGAGAAGAGGTTTGGCGACAGCTCCAGCCTTCTGAGGCATCAGATAATTCACACCGGAGAGAGACCGTACCCATGTAAAGAATGTGGGAAAAGTTTCACCCGCAGCTCCCACCTCTCCACGCACAAGAAAAGTCATTCAACCAATCCTCTGATGTGGGAATGA